A single genomic interval of Nonomuraea rubra harbors:
- a CDS encoding F0F1 ATP synthase subunit B, producing MKLAATLLAAEEGEFNPLLPHTYELVVGIFSFLVVFFVVGRMLVPRIQKTLAERTDAIEGGIKRAEEAQAEAQALQRRYSEQLEEARRDAARLREEAREQAAQIKAELREEAQAEARRLVEAAHAQIEADRQAAFAQLRTEIGRLSTDLAGRIVGESLEDEARQSRIVDRFLDELESSNAQAVR from the coding sequence ATGAAACTGGCAGCTACGCTCCTCGCGGCGGAGGAGGGTGAGTTCAACCCGCTCCTCCCGCACACGTACGAGCTCGTCGTCGGTATCTTCTCGTTCCTCGTCGTCTTCTTCGTCGTCGGCCGCATGCTCGTCCCGCGTATTCAGAAGACGCTGGCCGAGCGGACCGACGCGATCGAGGGCGGCATCAAGAGGGCGGAGGAGGCGCAGGCGGAGGCTCAGGCCCTGCAGCGGCGCTACTCCGAGCAGCTCGAAGAGGCCCGTCGCGACGCGGCCAGGCTGCGCGAGGAGGCTCGCGAGCAGGCCGCGCAGATCAAGGCAGAGCTTCGTGAGGAGGCGCAGGCTGAGGCCCGCCGCCTCGTCGAGGCCGCGCACGCGCAGATCGAGGCCGACCGCCAGGCGGCCTTCGCCCAGCTCCGCACCGAGATCGGTCGCCTGTCGACCGACCTGGCAGGCCGCATCGTCGGCGAGTCCCTCGAGGACGAGGCCCGCCAGAGCCGGATCGTGGACAGGTTCCTCGACGAGCTGGAGAGCTCCAACGCGCAGGCGGTGCGCTGA
- the atpE gene encoding ATP synthase F0 subunit C, which translates to MSVLAEVSGNVTAIGYGLAAIGPGIGVGIIFGQGVQAIARQPEAYGLIRQNMLLGFVLTEALALIGLVAPFLFANL; encoded by the coding sequence ATGAGCGTTCTCGCTGAGGTCTCCGGCAACGTCACCGCCATCGGTTACGGTCTCGCCGCCATCGGCCCCGGCATCGGCGTCGGCATCATCTTCGGTCAGGGCGTGCAGGCCATCGCCCGCCAGCCGGAGGCGTACGGCCTGATCCGCCAGAACATGCTCCTCGGCTTCGTCCTCACCGAGGCCCTCGCCCTGATCGGTCTGGTCGCGCCGTTCCTCTTCGCGAACCTCTAA
- the prmC gene encoding peptide chain release factor N(5)-glutamine methyltransferase: protein MTFLLDEIALATARLAEAGVPSPRTDAEEIAAFVHGVRRSELHTVKDSEFDALFWEGVARREAREPLQHITGHAYFRYLELAVGPGVFVPRPETEVMAGWAIETLREMDVNAPLVVDLGTGSGAIALSIAQEVALAEVHAVEVDPAAYTWAKRNISELGQGRTHLHPEDLAEALPELNGKVDLVISNPPYIPPGAIPRDPEVRDYDPSRALYGSGDDGLGEVRAVERTARRLLRPGGWVAVEHADEQGRAVYLTFPEDNGWRDVRLRQDLTRRDRFVTARLGQD, encoded by the coding sequence ATGACATTTCTGCTGGACGAGATCGCGCTCGCCACCGCCCGGCTCGCCGAGGCAGGCGTTCCTTCGCCGCGCACCGACGCGGAGGAGATCGCGGCGTTCGTCCACGGCGTGCGCAGGAGCGAGCTCCACACGGTCAAGGACTCCGAGTTCGACGCGCTGTTCTGGGAGGGCGTCGCCCGGCGCGAGGCCCGCGAGCCGCTGCAGCACATCACCGGCCACGCCTACTTCCGCTACCTGGAGCTGGCCGTCGGGCCCGGCGTGTTCGTGCCGCGTCCCGAGACCGAGGTGATGGCCGGCTGGGCCATCGAGACCCTGCGCGAGATGGACGTCAACGCCCCCCTCGTCGTCGACCTCGGCACCGGCTCGGGCGCGATCGCGCTGTCCATCGCCCAGGAGGTGGCGCTGGCGGAGGTGCACGCCGTGGAGGTCGACCCGGCGGCGTACACGTGGGCCAAGCGCAACATCTCCGAGCTCGGCCAGGGCCGCACCCACCTGCACCCCGAGGACCTCGCCGAGGCGCTGCCCGAGCTCAACGGCAAGGTCGACCTGGTCATCTCCAACCCGCCGTACATCCCGCCCGGCGCGATCCCGCGCGATCCCGAGGTGCGCGACTACGACCCCTCCAGGGCCCTGTACGGCTCGGGCGACGACGGGCTCGGCGAGGTGCGCGCGGTGGAACGCACGGCCCGGCGCCTGCTGCGCCCCGGCGGCTGGGTGGCCGTCGAGCACGCCGACGAACAAGGCAGGGCCGTCTACCTGACGTTCCCCGAGGACAACGGCTGGCGCGACGTACGCCTGCGCCAGGACCTCACCAGAAGAGACCGCTTCGTCACGGCCCGGCTGGGCCAGGACTAG
- the atpB gene encoding F0F1 ATP synthase subunit A yields MITLTAPAHGDGEFTAPTPNELFDLAPIIPGVEWFTKPVLLAVLSAILVIGLTWAAFSKPKLVPRGMQNVVEYGYMFVRDQVARPFLGKDADRFMGLLVTLFFLVLIWNLMGVVPIAQFPVASHIAFPAVLAISIYVLKIYLGVKHQGAGGYFKNMMFPPGLPKPIYLLLSPIEFLSNMIIAPFTHAVRLFANMFAGHMLLAFFSMVGFWFLFEKLTPLGAPVGIIGVVMTIIFTGFEIFIQFLQAFLFAMLASMYIGGSLHAEH; encoded by the coding sequence GTGATTACGCTGACGGCCCCAGCCCACGGCGACGGCGAGTTCACCGCGCCGACGCCGAACGAACTCTTCGACCTGGCTCCGATCATTCCCGGGGTCGAATGGTTCACCAAGCCGGTCCTGCTGGCGGTCCTCAGCGCCATCCTCGTGATCGGCTTGACCTGGGCCGCCTTCTCCAAGCCGAAGCTCGTGCCCAGAGGCATGCAGAACGTCGTCGAATACGGCTACATGTTCGTCCGCGACCAGGTCGCCCGGCCCTTCCTGGGCAAGGACGCCGACCGGTTCATGGGCCTGCTGGTGACGCTGTTCTTCCTGGTCCTCATCTGGAACCTGATGGGTGTCGTCCCGATCGCCCAGTTCCCCGTGGCCTCGCACATCGCCTTCCCGGCGGTGCTCGCGATCTCCATCTACGTGCTGAAGATCTACCTCGGTGTCAAGCACCAGGGCGCCGGCGGCTACTTCAAGAACATGATGTTCCCGCCCGGGCTGCCGAAGCCGATCTACCTGCTGCTGTCGCCGATCGAGTTCCTCTCGAACATGATCATCGCGCCGTTCACGCACGCGGTCCGACTCTTCGCCAACATGTTCGCCGGGCACATGCTGCTCGCGTTCTTCAGCATGGTCGGCTTCTGGTTCCTGTTCGAGAAGCTCACCCCGCTGGGCGCCCCGGTGGGCATCATCGGCGTGGTCATGACGATCATCTTCACCGGCTTCGAGATCTTCATCCAGTTCCTTCAGGCATTCCTCTTCGCGATGCTGGCATCGATGTACATCGGTGGCTCCTTGCACGCAGAACACTGA
- the prfA gene encoding peptide chain release factor 1, which produces MNLDELLKEYSELELQLADPAVHADQNKARTLGRRYSQLTPIVGTYRELESTREDLTAAKELAGEDEAFAAEAAELEERVPQLEDKLRHLLIPRDPNDDKDIIMEIKAGEGGEESALFAGDLLRMYLRYAERLGWKTEIIDSQPSDLGGYKDVTVGIRAKGDEGVWSRLKYEGGVHRVQRVPVTESQGRIHTSAAGVLVYPEAEEVDVQIDPNDLRIDVYRSSGPGGQSVNTTDSAVRITHLPTGTVVSCQNEKSQLQNKESALRILRARLLAIAQEEADAAAQAERKSQVRTVDRSERVRTYNFPENRISDHRVGFKAYNLDQVLDGELTAVTQALIDAETAEKLAQHS; this is translated from the coding sequence GTGAACCTCGACGAGTTGCTCAAGGAGTATTCCGAGCTGGAGCTGCAGCTCGCCGACCCCGCCGTGCACGCAGACCAGAACAAGGCCCGCACGCTCGGTCGTCGTTACTCACAGCTCACGCCGATCGTCGGCACCTACCGCGAGCTGGAGTCGACCCGCGAGGACCTGACGGCCGCCAAGGAGCTGGCCGGCGAGGACGAGGCGTTCGCCGCCGAGGCCGCCGAGCTGGAGGAGCGCGTCCCGCAGCTCGAGGACAAGCTCAGGCACCTGCTCATCCCGCGCGATCCCAACGATGACAAGGACATCATCATGGAGATCAAGGCGGGCGAGGGCGGCGAGGAGTCCGCGCTGTTCGCGGGCGACCTGCTGCGCATGTACCTCCGCTACGCCGAGCGGCTCGGCTGGAAGACCGAGATCATCGACAGCCAGCCCTCCGACCTGGGCGGCTACAAGGACGTCACGGTCGGCATCCGGGCCAAGGGCGACGAGGGCGTCTGGTCGCGGCTGAAGTACGAGGGCGGCGTGCACCGCGTGCAGCGGGTGCCCGTCACCGAGTCCCAGGGCCGCATCCACACCAGCGCCGCGGGCGTGCTCGTCTACCCGGAGGCGGAGGAGGTCGACGTCCAGATCGACCCCAACGACCTGCGCATCGACGTCTACCGCTCCAGCGGCCCCGGCGGCCAGAGCGTCAACACCACCGACTCCGCGGTCCGCATCACCCACCTGCCGACCGGCACCGTCGTCTCGTGCCAGAACGAGAAGAGCCAGCTCCAGAACAAGGAGTCGGCCCTGCGCATCCTGCGCGCCCGGCTGCTGGCGATCGCCCAGGAGGAGGCCGACGCCGCGGCCCAGGCCGAGCGCAAGTCGCAGGTCCGCACCGTCGACCGCTCCGAGCGCGTACGCACCTACAACTTCCCGGAAAACCGCATCTCCGACCACCGCGTCGGCTTCAAGGCGTATAACCTCGACCAGGTTCTCGACGGCGAGCTGACCGCCGTCACCCAGGCCCTCATCGACGCCGAGACGGCGGAGAAGCTCGCACAACACTCATGA
- the rpmE gene encoding 50S ribosomal protein L31 codes for MKRDIHPDYHVTQVSCSCGNTFTTRSTAKNGVIHADVCSACHPFYTGKQKILDTGGRVARFEKRFGKKATGK; via the coding sequence ATGAAGCGCGACATCCACCCTGACTATCACGTGACGCAGGTCTCCTGCTCCTGCGGTAACACGTTCACCACCCGTAGCACCGCCAAGAACGGCGTCATCCACGCCGACGTGTGCTCGGCCTGCCACCCGTTCTACACGGGCAAGCAGAAGATCCTCGACACCGGCGGCCGGGTGGCCCGCTTCGAGAAGCGCTTCGGCAAGAAGGCCACGGGCAAGTAG
- a CDS encoding sensor histidine kinase, translating into MRTVALKDRVPLGPLGPLGVLVDPMTWRAAPYLLVSGALGLMWYFVLAITISVSLALTVVWVGVPLAIATVLLWRGGARLERRLQRLAFGVRLADPYRPRPQRGLGAHVQWLLKDPATWRDLGYLLMLLPLGAVEAVVSFAMWMGTGGLLLAPILYPMEQGAGGSGYFVESWSEAWIAGFFGVLLLVLSAYLARGMAWLHGTLATVLLGGGEEERLRASRARGVDAAEAERRRIERDLHDGAQQRLLSVAVDLGRAQSKFDSDPETVRELIAQAHAGTKAAIAELRNLARGIHPAILSDRGLDAALSGLAARAPIRVDVSVELDERPPPAVESIAYFIVAESLANMAKHSAATEASVTVIRDRRGVVVDVWDNGIGGAVIVPGGGLAGLADRAATIDGVLVLHSPMGGPTIVRAELPCEW; encoded by the coding sequence ATGCGAACGGTGGCGTTGAAGGACCGCGTGCCGTTGGGGCCTCTGGGGCCGCTCGGTGTGCTGGTGGACCCGATGACGTGGCGTGCGGCGCCGTACCTGCTGGTCAGCGGGGCGCTCGGGCTGATGTGGTATTTCGTGCTGGCCATCACCATCTCCGTCTCGCTCGCCCTGACGGTGGTCTGGGTCGGGGTGCCGCTGGCGATCGCCACCGTGCTGCTGTGGCGCGGCGGGGCCCGGCTGGAGCGGCGGCTGCAGCGGCTGGCGTTCGGCGTCCGCCTCGCCGACCCCTACCGGCCGCGCCCGCAACGGGGGCTGGGCGCGCACGTGCAGTGGCTGCTGAAGGACCCGGCGACCTGGCGGGACCTGGGTTACCTGCTCATGCTGCTGCCGCTCGGCGCGGTCGAGGCCGTGGTGTCGTTCGCCATGTGGATGGGGACGGGCGGGCTGCTGCTGGCCCCCATCCTGTACCCGATGGAGCAGGGGGCGGGCGGCAGCGGGTACTTCGTCGAGAGCTGGTCCGAGGCCTGGATCGCCGGTTTCTTCGGCGTGCTGCTGCTGGTGCTGAGCGCGTACCTGGCAAGAGGAATGGCCTGGTTGCACGGGACGCTGGCGACGGTGCTGCTCGGCGGCGGCGAGGAGGAGCGGCTGCGGGCCAGCAGGGCCCGCGGGGTCGACGCGGCGGAGGCCGAGCGGCGCAGGATCGAGCGCGACCTGCACGACGGCGCCCAGCAGCGGCTGCTGTCGGTGGCGGTGGACCTGGGACGGGCGCAGTCGAAGTTCGACAGCGACCCGGAGACCGTCAGGGAGCTCATCGCGCAGGCCCACGCCGGCACCAAGGCGGCCATCGCCGAGCTGCGCAACCTCGCCCGGGGCATCCACCCGGCCATCCTGAGCGACCGCGGGCTGGACGCGGCCCTGTCGGGGCTGGCCGCGCGGGCGCCGATCAGGGTGGACGTCTCGGTCGAGCTGGACGAACGGCCGCCGCCCGCGGTGGAGAGCATCGCGTACTTCATCGTGGCCGAGTCGCTGGCCAACATGGCCAAGCACTCCGCCGCCACCGAGGCCTCGGTCACGGTGATCAGGGATCGCCGGGGCGTGGTCGTGGACGTGTGGGACAACGGCATCGGCGGGGCCGTCATCGTCCCCGGCGGCGGGCTGGCCGGGCTGGCCGACCGGGCGGCCACCATCGACGGCGTGCTGGTGCTGCACAGCCCCATGGGCGGCCCCACGATCGTCCGCGCCGAACTGCCGTGCGAGTGGTAG
- a CDS encoding response regulator: MRVVIAEDSVLLREGLARLLADGGIETVAAVSDGAALVAAVSEHEPDLAIVDVRMPPTHTDEGLRAALQVRAARPGFPILVLSQYVEERYAGDLIGRAVGYLLKERVADVAEFLGAVRQVAAGGTVIDPEVVVQLLSRQRRGAPLDSLSPREREVLALMAEGRSNTAIAARLVVTEGAVEKHISGIFTKLSLGPAPEDHRRVLAVLTYLGR; this comes from the coding sequence ATGCGCGTGGTCATCGCGGAGGACTCGGTACTGCTGCGTGAGGGGCTGGCGCGGCTGCTGGCGGACGGGGGCATCGAGACGGTGGCCGCCGTCTCCGACGGGGCCGCGCTCGTGGCCGCCGTGTCCGAGCACGAGCCCGACCTGGCGATCGTCGACGTACGCATGCCGCCCACCCACACCGACGAGGGCCTGCGGGCGGCCCTCCAGGTACGGGCGGCGCGGCCCGGCTTCCCGATCCTGGTGCTGTCGCAGTACGTCGAGGAACGCTACGCCGGCGACCTCATCGGCAGGGCCGTCGGCTACCTGCTGAAGGAGCGGGTGGCGGACGTGGCGGAGTTCCTCGGCGCGGTGCGGCAGGTGGCGGCGGGCGGCACGGTCATCGACCCCGAGGTGGTCGTGCAGCTGCTCAGCCGCCAGCGGCGCGGCGCGCCGCTGGACTCGCTGTCGCCCCGCGAGCGCGAGGTGCTCGCCCTGATGGCCGAGGGCCGCTCGAACACGGCCATCGCGGCCCGCCTGGTCGTCACGGAGGGCGCCGTGGAGAAGCACATCTCCGGTATCTTCACCAAGCTGAGCCTGGGCCCGGCGCCCGAGGACCACCGGCGGGTGCTGGCCGTGCTGACGTACCTGGGACGCTGA
- a CDS encoding L-threonylcarbamoyladenylate synthase, producing the protein MGRRFDCSDPDQRTIALMEAAAAVRRGDLVVLPTDTVYGIGADAFTPDAVKSLLDAKGRGRDMPPPVLVGTVRAATALVDDLGAYGQDLIDAFWPGPLTLVCKANRALSWDLGETKGTVAVRMPLHPVALDLLKETGPMAVSSANRSGSPAATTAEEAEEQLGDSVEVYLDGGKSTDNTPSTILDLTTAVPRLLRRGAIPVEKLRGIIGYVATDD; encoded by the coding sequence GTGGGACGACGTTTTGACTGCTCCGATCCCGACCAGCGGACCATCGCGCTGATGGAGGCGGCCGCGGCCGTGCGCCGCGGCGACCTGGTGGTGCTGCCGACCGACACGGTCTACGGCATCGGCGCCGACGCCTTCACCCCCGATGCCGTCAAGTCGCTGCTCGACGCCAAGGGCCGGGGTCGCGACATGCCGCCGCCCGTGCTCGTGGGCACGGTCAGAGCCGCCACGGCGCTCGTGGACGACCTGGGGGCGTACGGGCAGGACCTGATCGACGCCTTCTGGCCGGGGCCGCTCACGCTCGTCTGCAAGGCGAACAGGGCGCTTTCCTGGGACCTGGGCGAGACCAAGGGCACGGTGGCCGTACGCATGCCGCTCCACCCGGTCGCGCTCGACCTGCTCAAGGAGACCGGCCCGATGGCCGTCTCCAGCGCCAACCGCTCGGGCTCGCCCGCCGCGACCACCGCGGAGGAGGCCGAGGAGCAGCTCGGCGACTCGGTCGAGGTCTACCTCGACGGCGGCAAGAGCACCGACAACACGCCCTCCACCATCCTCGACCTCACCACGGCCGTGCCCCGGCTGCTGCGGCGCGGGGCCATCCCGGTGGAGAAGCTGCGCGGCATCATCGGGTACGTCGCCACCGACGACTGA
- a CDS encoding AtpZ/AtpI family protein, translated as MSAQERRPEEDGRDFADAMWSVPSYLLAGMAIYGGIGWLLDRWLDTSAFFPIGTVLGLVLAGYLAYRKFSR; from the coding sequence ATGAGCGCACAGGAACGCCGACCGGAAGAAGACGGTCGCGACTTCGCCGATGCCATGTGGTCGGTCCCCAGCTATTTGCTCGCGGGGATGGCCATCTACGGTGGCATCGGCTGGTTGCTGGACCGCTGGCTCGACACGTCCGCGTTCTTCCCCATAGGCACCGTCCTGGGGCTGGTGCTTGCCGGCTATCTGGCCTACCGGAAGTTCTCTCGCTAG
- a CDS encoding glycosyltransferase family 4 protein, translating into MREYLFMALISAAVTYLLVPLVRRFAIRIGAMPEVRERDVHTTPTPRLGGLAMYGGLVVGLLTASQLTHTGEALAGYDADVVTGLIVAGGLITVTGFLDDWWGMDAFIKLGGQIAAAGVLVFFNLRLLYIPLPKDWGGSMSLDYTLSTVITILVVVVTINAVNFVDGLDGLAAGIVCIAAMATWAYSIFLAQSMSAGNITTTAAIAAVLIGTCLGFLPHNFHPAKIFMGDTGAMLIGLVLASSIVTVTPLDPAAIDDMNKVGVLVPLMLPAAVLVLPLVDLITAVVRRTSQGLSPFAPDRGHLHHRLLDIGHSQRRSVLIMYAWAFLFAFGVVLMSREGVPVLLFPVVIVLALVVLVLMAAPRWRGRGGAHSAPRRKQPDNDDGPPTGPMPPILPETQVRPQMPPTEGPSRERATAEGNPVFPVFPSRS; encoded by the coding sequence GTGCGCGAATACCTGTTCATGGCGCTCATCTCGGCGGCGGTCACGTATCTGCTGGTCCCGCTGGTGCGCCGCTTCGCCATCCGCATCGGCGCCATGCCCGAGGTTCGCGAGCGCGACGTGCACACCACGCCGACGCCCAGGCTGGGCGGCCTGGCGATGTACGGCGGCCTGGTCGTCGGCCTGCTGACGGCCAGCCAGCTCACCCACACCGGCGAGGCCCTGGCCGGGTACGACGCCGACGTGGTCACCGGCCTGATCGTGGCCGGCGGGCTCATCACGGTCACCGGGTTCCTCGACGACTGGTGGGGCATGGACGCCTTCATCAAGCTCGGCGGGCAGATCGCGGCGGCGGGCGTGCTGGTCTTCTTCAACCTGCGGCTGCTCTACATCCCGCTGCCCAAGGACTGGGGCGGCTCGATGAGCCTCGACTACACGCTCAGCACGGTGATCACCATCCTGGTCGTGGTCGTGACCATCAACGCGGTCAACTTCGTCGACGGGCTCGACGGGCTCGCGGCCGGCATCGTCTGCATCGCGGCCATGGCGACCTGGGCGTACTCCATCTTCCTCGCGCAGAGCATGAGCGCGGGCAACATCACCACGACGGCCGCCATCGCCGCGGTCCTCATCGGCACCTGCCTGGGGTTCCTGCCGCACAACTTCCATCCGGCGAAGATCTTCATGGGCGACACCGGGGCCATGCTCATCGGCCTGGTGCTCGCCTCCTCCATCGTGACGGTGACCCCGCTCGACCCGGCCGCCATCGACGACATGAACAAGGTCGGTGTCCTGGTCCCGCTGATGCTGCCGGCCGCGGTGCTGGTGCTGCCGCTGGTCGACCTGATCACGGCCGTGGTGCGGCGCACCTCGCAGGGCCTGTCGCCGTTCGCGCCCGACCGCGGCCACCTGCACCACCGGCTGCTCGACATCGGCCACTCGCAGCGGCGTTCGGTGCTGATCATGTACGCGTGGGCGTTCCTGTTCGCGTTCGGGGTCGTGCTGATGTCCCGCGAGGGTGTGCCGGTGCTGCTGTTCCCGGTCGTCATCGTGCTCGCGCTGGTCGTGCTGGTGCTGATGGCGGCCCCGCGCTGGCGCGGCAGAGGTGGTGCTCACTCGGCGCCGCGGCGCAAGCAGCCCGACAACGACGACGGCCCGCCCACGGGCCCGATGCCGCCCATTTTGCCGGAAACGCAGGTCAGGCCCCAGATGCCGCCGACCGAGGGTCCCTCGCGCGAACGCGCGACGGCCGAGGGAAATCCGGTCTTTCCCGTCTTCCCGAGCCGTTCTTGA
- the glyA gene encoding serine hydroxymethyltransferase, whose product MGTEPYYGPDFGMLRSRDPEIAQILIDELDRVRGGIQLIASENFTSPAVMAALGSTLTNKYAEGYPGRRYYGGCEVVDRAERLAVERARGLFGADHANVQPHSGASANLAAYAALLQPGDTMLAMALPHGGHLTHGSKVNFSGRWFDVVSYGVRRDTELIDYDEVRDLALRHRPKLIVCGATAYPRLIDYSVFRGIADEVGAWLLADVAHPIGLMAGRAIPSAVPYADVVTFTTHKALRGPRGGAILCTEELAGKIDRAVFPFVQGGPLMHVVAAKAVAFAEAMRPEFADYARRVIANARALTEALAGEGMRAVSGGTDTHLALIDLRGLGVSGAEAERRCAAAGITLNRNVIPYDPEPPAITSGIRVGTPCVTTQGMGPQELKEVGTLVTRAVRHPGSSAEVRERVAALLAIHRPYLSEY is encoded by the coding sequence ATGGGTACGGAGCCCTACTACGGCCCGGACTTCGGGATGTTGCGGAGCCGGGATCCCGAGATCGCGCAGATCCTGATCGACGAGCTCGACCGGGTACGCGGCGGGATCCAGCTCATCGCGAGCGAGAACTTCACCTCGCCCGCCGTCATGGCTGCCCTCGGTTCCACCCTCACCAACAAGTACGCCGAGGGCTACCCGGGCAGGCGTTACTACGGCGGCTGCGAGGTCGTGGACCGGGCGGAGCGGCTGGCGGTCGAGCGGGCGCGTGGGCTGTTCGGGGCCGATCACGCCAACGTCCAGCCCCATTCCGGCGCCTCGGCGAACCTGGCCGCGTACGCCGCCCTGCTGCAGCCCGGCGACACCATGCTGGCCATGGCGCTGCCGCACGGCGGCCATCTCACCCACGGCTCGAAGGTGAACTTCTCGGGAAGATGGTTCGACGTCGTGTCGTACGGGGTGCGGCGCGACACCGAGCTGATCGACTACGACGAGGTTCGCGACCTGGCGCTGCGGCACCGGCCGAAGCTCATCGTGTGCGGCGCGACGGCGTACCCGAGGCTGATCGACTACTCGGTGTTCCGCGGCATCGCGGACGAGGTGGGGGCCTGGCTGCTGGCGGACGTGGCGCATCCGATCGGGCTGATGGCGGGCCGCGCGATCCCGTCGGCGGTGCCGTACGCGGACGTGGTGACGTTCACCACGCACAAGGCGCTGCGCGGGCCGCGCGGCGGCGCGATCCTGTGCACGGAGGAGCTGGCGGGGAAGATCGACCGCGCGGTGTTCCCGTTCGTGCAGGGCGGGCCGCTGATGCACGTGGTGGCGGCCAAGGCGGTGGCGTTCGCGGAGGCGATGCGGCCGGAGTTCGCCGACTACGCCAGGCGGGTGATCGCGAACGCGCGGGCGCTGACGGAGGCGCTGGCGGGGGAGGGGATGCGGGCCGTCTCGGGCGGCACGGACACGCATCTGGCGCTGATCGACCTGCGCGGGCTGGGCGTTTCCGGGGCCGAGGCGGAGCGCAGGTGCGCGGCCGCCGGGATCACGCTGAACCGCAACGTCATCCCGTACGATCCCGAGCCGCCCGCGATCACCTCGGGCATCCGGGTGGGCACGCCGTGCGTGACCACTCAGGGGATGGGGCCCCAGGAGCTCAAAGAAGTCGGCACGCTCGTGACGCGGGCGGTACGGCATCCGGGCAGCTCAGCGGAGGTCAGGGAAAGAGTTGCGGCGCTTCTCGCCATCCACAGGCCATATCTCAGCGAATATTAA